A region of Marnyiella aurantia DNA encodes the following proteins:
- a CDS encoding ribonuclease domain-containing protein, producing the protein MRKDNFKLFLIFIIGLLTAYLIMYYVNDSNAEGENSGADHQTEQRKDQNSANEDIDALTEAGRVISYVKTNRSLPKYYLTKNEARAKGWIASEGNLCDILPGKAIGGDKFGNREKKLPAGKKYYEADVNYTCGNRNAQRIVYTPDGEVWLTTDHYKTFQKQK; encoded by the coding sequence ATGCGCAAAGATAATTTCAAACTCTTCCTTATTTTCATTATCGGATTGCTTACCGCATATCTCATAATGTACTACGTAAATGATAGTAATGCGGAAGGTGAAAATAGTGGAGCGGATCACCAAACTGAACAGCGGAAGGATCAGAATTCCGCCAACGAAGATATTGATGCACTCACAGAAGCCGGCCGGGTGATCAGTTATGTGAAGACTAACCGCAGTCTGCCGAAATATTATCTGACAAAGAATGAAGCACGTGCAAAAGGCTGGATTGCTTCGGAAGGAAACCTTTGCGATATCCTTCCGGGCAAAGCTATCGGCGGCGACAAATTCGGCAACAGGGAAAAGAAACTGCCCGCGGGTAAAAAGTATTATGAAGCAGATGTAAATTATACATGTGGAAACAGAAATGCTCAGCGCATCGTATATACCCCGGATGGTGAAGTATGGCTGACAACGGACCACTATAAAACTTTTCAGAAACAGAAATAA
- the nadE gene encoding NAD(+) synthase translates to MQTEKVTERIVTWLKDYAEQAGVQGYIVGISGGVDSAVVSTLCAMTGMKTMLLEMPIHQNAEHVSRAWEHIDFLKGKFNNIEAATVDLTPAFGDLYKSFNADATEFPNEQLALANTRARLRMLTLYYYGQIHGLLVCGTGNKVEDFGIGFYTKYGDGGVDVSPIADLYKTEVYELARSLDLVESIQNAIPTDGLWNTERTDEQQIGASYPELEKIQKEWGTKTEEDYSGRDLEVFKIFQKMNKAAQHKIQPIPVCDIPEEWRG, encoded by the coding sequence ATGCAGACTGAAAAAGTAACCGAAAGAATTGTTACCTGGCTTAAAGATTACGCAGAGCAGGCCGGGGTCCAGGGATACATTGTGGGTATCTCAGGCGGAGTGGACTCGGCAGTAGTGTCCACACTTTGCGCAATGACAGGTATGAAAACAATGCTGCTGGAAATGCCCATACACCAGAATGCGGAGCATGTGAGCCGTGCCTGGGAACACATTGATTTCCTGAAAGGTAAATTTAACAATATAGAAGCTGCAACGGTGGACCTCACTCCCGCTTTCGGTGACCTTTATAAGTCCTTCAACGCAGACGCAACAGAGTTCCCTAACGAGCAGTTGGCTCTGGCTAATACAAGAGCCCGTTTAAGGATGCTTACACTGTATTATTACGGACAGATACACGGGCTTTTGGTTTGTGGGACGGGTAATAAGGTGGAAGATTTCGGCATCGGTTTTTATACAAAATACGGCGACGGCGGTGTAGACGTCTCACCAATAGCCGACCTTTATAAAACCGAAGTTTATGAACTTGCCAGATCACTCGATCTTGTGGAATCCATTCAGAATGCCATTCCTACAGACGGTCTTTGGAATACCGAGCGTACCGACGAACAGCAAATTGGGGCCTCCTATCCCGAACTGGAAAAGATCCAGAAAGAATGGGGAACCAAGACCGAAGAAGACTACTCAGGCAGGGATCTCGAAGTATTTAAAATATTTCAGAAGATGAATAAAGCCGCCCAGCATAAGATACAGCCCATACCGGTATGTGATATACCTGAGGAATGGCGCGGTTAA
- the gldB gene encoding gliding motility lipoprotein GldB, translating to MTNRKSTPLKYSSSVIRGAVGSLVLVFSLSFLQNCTKEDKNIWDIEIEQPAGKIIITDISKEFFAPDVSMEQFKQKYPWFQGSVSDEDFVKRRNNPEEAKLYREAAAKVDLNLLGTDLAGLFARVKYHFPNFANPKVYTFSSSTQMYEEPVIYDPQQGFLFIDISGFMGSKNEYYKGIEEYFKVSMNAENIIPKTSEAIAISIVPFDKTSQKFLDQMVYNGKIMTLQDAFLPHLPDHLKMNATAEQYEWSSASEVSIWDYFIENDYLFSPDPRLTERFINPGPFSKFYTDVDKQSSPRVGVFTGWQICRKFYEKNPKTPISDFLAMSATDLFNKSEYKPKN from the coding sequence ATGACCAATAGAAAAAGTACACCTTTAAAATACTCTTCCTCCGTTATACGTGGCGCGGTGGGTTCCCTGGTTCTTGTTTTCTCACTTAGTTTTCTGCAAAACTGTACTAAAGAAGATAAGAATATTTGGGACATCGAAATTGAGCAGCCTGCAGGTAAAATCATAATCACCGATATTTCTAAAGAGTTTTTTGCCCCAGACGTTAGTATGGAGCAGTTTAAGCAAAAATATCCCTGGTTTCAGGGTTCTGTGAGCGACGAAGATTTTGTTAAACGTCGGAATAATCCGGAGGAGGCGAAACTTTACCGTGAAGCTGCCGCAAAGGTGGATCTTAACCTTTTGGGAACCGACCTGGCAGGTCTTTTCGCCCGGGTGAAATATCATTTTCCAAATTTTGCAAACCCTAAAGTCTATACTTTTTCGTCCAGCACGCAGATGTATGAGGAGCCAGTTATCTATGACCCTCAGCAGGGTTTTCTTTTCATCGATATTTCAGGATTCATGGGGTCTAAAAATGAATATTACAAAGGAATTGAAGAGTACTTCAAGGTATCTATGAATGCCGAAAACATCATCCCGAAAACATCAGAAGCCATTGCAATAAGCATCGTACCTTTTGACAAAACTTCGCAGAAATTTCTGGATCAGATGGTGTATAACGGCAAAATTATGACTTTGCAGGATGCTTTCCTTCCTCATTTGCCGGATCATCTTAAAATGAACGCTACGGCAGAACAATATGAATGGAGCAGTGCCAGCGAAGTGAGTATCTGGGATTATTTCATCGAGAATGATTATCTGTTCAGCCCGGACCCGCGCCTTACGGAAAGATTTATTAACCCGGGACCGTTCTCAAAATTCTATACTGATGTAGATAAGCAGTCGTCGCCGAGGGTCGGTGTTTTCACAGGTTGGCAAATCTGCAGAAAATTTTATGAGAAGAACCCCAAAACTCCGATTAGCGATTTTCTGGCGATGAGCGCTACGGATTTATTTAACAAATCAGAATACAAACCTAAAAATTAA
- the gldC gene encoding gliding motility protein GldC, which produces MKKTQIILDVELDENHIPEKMTWNAQDGGIQAQETKAAMISVWDDKTMEALRIDLWTKEMPVDQMKMFLHQMLISLSNTYKTATGEEDVAQWMEEMAEEFAVKSAIKM; this is translated from the coding sequence ATGAAGAAGACTCAAATCATATTAGATGTGGAATTGGATGAAAACCATATTCCCGAAAAAATGACCTGGAATGCCCAGGACGGTGGCATCCAGGCCCAGGAAACCAAAGCTGCAATGATTTCCGTTTGGGATGACAAAACTATGGAAGCATTAAGAATAGACCTTTGGACAAAGGAAATGCCTGTAGACCAAATGAAAATGTTCCTGCACCAGATGCTTATCTCACTCAGCAACACCTATAAAACGGCCACAGGTGAAGAAGATGTAGCCCAGTGGATGGAGGAAATGGCCGAAGAATTTGCCGTGAAATCAGCGATTAAAATGTAA
- a CDS encoding cystathionine gamma-synthase, producing MNFNTKVIHGGQQHEPTTGSVNVPVFLTSTFAQTSPGVHSGYEYSRAANPTRQALEDSLASIENGARGLAFGSGLAAIDCVLKLLNPGDEIIAVDDLYGGTYRMFTRLFDKYQLKFTFVNFDDVCKIAELITDKTKLIWVETPTNPLMKLVDIKAVTELVKGKDILVAVDNTFATPYLQRPIDLGADIVMHSATKYLGGHSDVIAGALVAKTEELGEKLHFIQFASGGILGPHDSYLVLRGIKTLALRMQRHSENGRAVAKYLESHPAVERVIYPGLESHPQYDLAKKQMKDFGGMVSFTFKSGKKEDAVKFLEKVKVFTLAESLGGVESLANHPTLMTHASIPEDKRAELGITDDLVRLSVGIEDSEDLLADLERAFK from the coding sequence ATGAATTTCAACACTAAAGTAATACACGGCGGACAGCAGCATGAACCTACTACAGGTTCTGTAAATGTTCCGGTTTTTTTAACATCTACTTTTGCCCAGACCTCTCCGGGTGTGCATTCCGGATATGAATATTCCAGAGCAGCCAATCCAACAAGACAGGCTTTGGAGGACAGTCTTGCCAGCATTGAGAACGGTGCCCGCGGTTTGGCTTTCGGCTCCGGTCTTGCTGCGATAGACTGTGTTTTAAAACTTCTCAATCCCGGCGACGAGATTATTGCTGTAGATGATCTTTATGGCGGAACTTACCGAATGTTTACCCGCCTTTTTGATAAATATCAGCTTAAGTTCACCTTCGTGAATTTTGATGATGTTTGCAAAATAGCAGAACTGATCACCGATAAGACAAAACTTATTTGGGTGGAAACACCTACAAATCCACTCATGAAACTGGTGGACATCAAGGCGGTAACTGAACTTGTGAAAGGGAAGGATATTCTTGTAGCGGTAGACAATACTTTTGCTACGCCGTATCTCCAGCGTCCGATTGATTTAGGTGCTGATATCGTTATGCACTCGGCTACAAAATATCTTGGAGGTCACTCTGATGTTATTGCCGGAGCGCTTGTTGCTAAAACGGAGGAGCTCGGGGAAAAACTGCATTTTATTCAGTTCGCCAGCGGTGGTATTTTGGGTCCGCACGATTCGTATCTTGTTCTCAGGGGCATAAAAACCCTGGCACTCCGGATGCAGCGCCATTCCGAAAACGGTAGGGCAGTAGCCAAATATCTGGAATCCCATCCAGCGGTAGAACGTGTGATCTATCCCGGTCTGGAATCTCATCCTCAGTATGATCTTGCGAAAAAACAAATGAAAGATTTTGGTGGAATGGTCTCATTCACCTTTAAATCCGGTAAGAAAGAAGATGCCGTGAAATTTTTGGAGAAGGTAAAGGTGTTCACGCTGGCTGAGTCCTTAGGAGGTGTGGAATCTTTGGCGAATCATCCAACACTTATGACCCATGCGTCCATTCCGGAAGATAAGCGTGCCGAGCTTGGTATTACAGACGATCTTGTACGGCTCAGCGTTGGTATTGAAGATAGTGAGGACCTGCTGGCAGACCTCGAAAGAGCTTTCAAATAA
- a CDS encoding DinB family protein — protein MTDFEKYIQRYLDLIPSPDWLTEMRNSCGNTVAVYSSFSEIQADYTYAEGKWTLKEVLQHIIDAERIYSYRALRFARRDKTVLPGWDEVSYGETYELVNRSLSSLMEEFEVVRKSTLLFFENLEKTQLAESGRANENEMTVELLGKLIIGHNIHHLNVIDERYIPNINQQK, from the coding sequence ATGACTGATTTCGAAAAATACATTCAGCGCTATCTGGATCTGATTCCTTCCCCAGACTGGCTTACTGAAATGCGCAATTCCTGTGGTAATACAGTGGCAGTCTACAGCTCATTTTCCGAGATTCAGGCTGACTACACCTACGCGGAGGGAAAGTGGACCCTGAAGGAAGTGCTTCAGCACATCATTGATGCCGAGAGAATTTATTCGTACCGTGCCCTTCGTTTTGCACGTCGCGATAAGACCGTCCTTCCGGGTTGGGATGAGGTAAGTTATGGTGAGACTTACGAACTGGTCAACAGAAGTCTCAGCAGTTTAATGGAGGAGTTTGAAGTGGTGAGGAAATCAACTTTACTGTTCTTTGAAAATCTGGAAAAGACGCAGCTTGCTGAAAGTGGGCGGGCTAATGAAAACGAAATGACTGTAGAACTTCTCGGAAAACTTATCATCGGCCATAATATTCATCATCTGAATGTGATTGATGAAAGGTATATTCCCAACATAAATCAACAGAAATGA
- a CDS encoding YchJ family protein, which produces MTCPCCSNLSYQHCCKPCHTGEKYAPSAEALMRSRYSAFAIPDGGYLLETTLPSKRKFHNKKDLQEWGEINEWLKLEIIRKPAKDKVEFKAWYKDEEGTLQLHHELSLFKFVNGRWFYVSGKFLE; this is translated from the coding sequence ATGACCTGTCCTTGCTGTTCAAATCTCTCCTACCAACACTGCTGTAAGCCCTGTCACACCGGTGAAAAGTATGCGCCTTCAGCGGAGGCACTTATGCGTTCCAGGTATTCAGCTTTTGCAATTCCCGATGGAGGCTATCTTTTGGAAACAACATTGCCCTCCAAAAGAAAATTTCACAATAAAAAAGATCTTCAGGAATGGGGTGAAATCAATGAATGGCTAAAACTGGAAATTATACGGAAACCGGCGAAAGATAAAGTGGAGTTCAAGGCCTGGTATAAAGATGAAGAAGGTACACTTCAGTTACATCATGAGCTTTCGCTCTTCAAATTTGTTAATGGGCGCTGGTTTTATGTATCAGGAAAATTCTTAGAATAG
- a CDS encoding VF530 family protein, with translation MEQKQKDPLHGKRLDAILEELVDYYGGFEKLGEQISIKCFTDNPSINSSLKFLRKTDWARTKVESLYIYVLRQKKKNGEL, from the coding sequence ATGGAACAGAAACAGAAAGATCCCCTTCACGGAAAGCGTCTGGATGCGATACTGGAGGAGCTGGTGGACTATTACGGCGGATTTGAAAAGTTAGGCGAACAGATCAGTATTAAATGTTTCACAGATAATCCCAGCATAAATTCATCGCTTAAATTTCTCCGAAAAACTGATTGGGCACGCACGAAAGTTGAGAGCCTCTATATTTACGTTTTGAGGCAGAAAAAGAAGAATGGCGAACTGTAG
- a CDS encoding L-threonylcarbamoyladenylate synthase codes for MQNLIDTLKSGGTILYPTDTIWGLGCDATNVDAVQKIFEIKKRDRSKSVIILVESEKRLQDLVEVPEVAWEIMDLSEKPVTLIYDDPKGLPKELLAEDGSIGIRLVKDNYLKKLIGKLNKPLVSTSANFSGEKSPMKYSDISEEIIAAVDAVAEENHDSVSEYAGSSVIRIWADSRVKVIRE; via the coding sequence ATGCAGAACCTTATTGATACCCTGAAATCAGGCGGAACCATTCTTTATCCTACGGACACCATCTGGGGTCTGGGCTGTGATGCTACTAATGTAGACGCTGTTCAGAAAATATTCGAAATCAAGAAACGCGACCGTTCCAAATCAGTTATTATTCTTGTTGAATCTGAAAAACGCCTGCAGGACCTGGTGGAGGTACCGGAAGTAGCCTGGGAAATTATGGATCTTTCCGAAAAGCCCGTCACTCTTATTTACGATGATCCCAAGGGCTTACCAAAAGAACTCTTGGCAGAGGATGGGAGTATCGGTATCCGTTTGGTAAAAGATAATTATTTAAAGAAGCTCATCGGCAAACTGAATAAACCTTTGGTTTCTACTTCAGCAAACTTCAGCGGAGAAAAGTCACCAATGAAATATTCCGATATTTCTGAAGAGATCATTGCTGCCGTAGATGCTGTTGCCGAAGAGAACCACGATTCAGTTTCAGAATACGCGGGATCATCTGTTATCCGCATTTGGGCAGACAGTCGTGTAAAGGTGATCCGCGAGTAG